AGAACaaatctttataaaaaaaatttgacacATAATGATGTGATTGTTTGTAATACTAACCCTTCATTTTAAATACCTGATTAAACACCCACAAGTTCGATTTAGATTTACATTAATACTAACCCTTGTATTAATGTATTCTGTATTGGTATTGATATAGAGAGGTGGTTGGACGTTTTTCAGCTGAGGTGAGGAGGCTGTCTCTGCAGttgttgaatttaatttgtgaaGGATTAGGTCTTGAACAGGGTTACTTTGAGGAAAGGCTTAGTCACcgtcaagttttctctattaaTCACTATCCCCCATGCCCCGACCCAACCTCAGTCTTGGGATTGCCTAAACATGCCGATCCTTACCTCATCACCCTTCTTAACCAAGGCCATCTACCTGGGCTTCAAGTCTTGAAAGACGGGGAATGGCTGGGTGTTGAGCCCCTTCCCAATGCATTTGTGgttaatataaatcacatgttaCAGGTATCTCCTCTTTATTATTCTCTCCTCAAATCAACTCTACTACTTTCTTGAATAAAATTTGCTTTTAGCTGTTTGTGACGTGCTTGTATTTGAATTTGTAGGTAATCAGTAATGGGAAGCTGAAGAGCGCTGATCATCGAGTTGTGACAAACTCAAAAGCTGCAAGAACAACAGTCGTTAGCTTCATCCTTCCTTCTAGCGATTGCGTAATAGAGCCTGCAAAATCACTGGTGAATGAGCACAATCCGGCGCTGTACAGAACTTTTAGATTCGGAGATTTTCTCGAAACTTATGGCTTGGATACTCGTGAAGGTAAGGATCCGCTTGTAGATTATATGATCCAATCTTAAGTTTGTTTAGGAACATATGAATGTCTTGGAAAAGGTAATTTGACTAAAGTGCAACAGTCTGTATATGTTCAATCTTAATGGAATATGTTTGTTGTTTACTCTTTTGTCAAGACATAGGAACTGATGGTtttatatggacttaaacacaggaatttgtaaattttcttCCCATTTGAGGGAGGGCAAGACATGCCAATTTTCCAAATATGCAACCATATTAAAATTGCACTCG
The Diospyros lotus cultivar Yz01 chromosome 12, ASM1463336v1, whole genome shotgun sequence DNA segment above includes these coding regions:
- the LOC127786523 gene encoding hyoscyamine 6-dioxygenase-like; translation: MASQRNRSTACSLSLSDRNLFSTNSNQIRFTVRAPRRSPHFHSLWLLILVGSMDSLISSRGKIQSVPESYILPPETRPSDLVTPLLKTIPVIDLETLGHHRNELIQHIIKASQDYGFFQLTNHGVSEELMNDVLTMGAEFFNLPEKDKARYYFEKSPFPEVCRLKTSIEYGDEKVHFWRDSFRHPCHPLEDYIQLWPENPPRYREVVGRFSAEVRRLSLQLLNLICEGLGLEQGYFEERLSHRQVFSINHYPPCPDPTSVLGLPKHADPYLITLLNQGHLPGLQVLKDGEWLGVEPLPNAFVVNINHMLQVISNGKLKSADHRVVTNSKAARTTVVSFILPSSDCVIEPAKSLVNEHNPALYRTFRFGDFLETYGLDTREGICKFSSHLREGKTCQFSKYATILKLHS